From Anomalospiza imberbis isolate Cuckoo-Finch-1a 21T00152 chromosome 22, ASM3175350v1, whole genome shotgun sequence, a single genomic window includes:
- the DAZAP2 gene encoding DAZ-associated protein 2 — protein MTSRRSLPVPLPAPSLTLPRGSPPPPPPPPPPPPAPAVTAGAAAAMNGKGKAGAGPSPWLPALLTRFSPPGPFPGQPLLPGPAPPGYPQTLPLLQPPPYLEPAPAYPELYRLSFVPLGAAGIPPVSPAYPGASLYLPLAPPPPVGALGSPVAYFPLGQVYPPGSTVLLEGGFDTAARLGTGGTASLPPPPAGCPPAAPPVPVLPGAAVLLPPRKGGFPGGAGGGFSLW, from the exons ATGACGTCACGCCGTTCGCTTCCCGTCCCGCTTCCTGCCCCGTCCCTCACCCTCCCCCGCGGGTCGcccccgcctcctcctcctcctcctcctcctcctcctgcccccgCCGTGACcgcgggagccgccgccgccatgaACGGCAAAGGCAAGGCCGGGGCGGGGCCCTCG CCCTGGCTCCCGGCTCTCCTGACCCGTTTCTCTCCCCCAGGGCCGTTTCCAGGCCAGCCCTTGttgcccggcccggccccccccgggtacccccagactctgcccctgctgcagccgCCCCCCTACCTTGAGCCTGCACCTGCGTACCCCGAG ctctaccgTCTCAGCTTCGTCCCCCTGGGCGCTGCTGGCatcccccccgtgtccccagcgtACCCCGGTGCGTCCCTGTACCTGCCCctggccccgccgccgcccgtgggggctctgggctcccccGTGGCCTATTTCCCCCTGGGACAGGTGTACCCCCCGGGCTCCACCGTGCTGCTGGAAGGGGGCTTTGACACcgcagccaggctggggaccggtggcactgccagcctcCCG CCGCCGCCCGCCGGGTGCCCCCCGGCTGCCCCTCCGGTGCCCGTCCTGCCCGGAGCCGCCGTCCTGCTGCCCCCGCGCAAGGGGGGCTTCccggggggggctgggggcggctTCAGCCTCTGGTGA
- the BIN2 gene encoding LOW QUALITY PROTEIN: bridging integrator 2 (The sequence of the model RefSeq protein was modified relative to this genomic sequence to represent the inferred CDS: deleted 1 base in 1 codon), with amino-acid sequence MAEGRSGSAGLFARQVQKHFSRAQEKVLQKLGKTVETKDERFEQSAYNFQLQQNEGHKLYKELKGFVGAVRVMHESSRRVAETLQEIYSPEWDGHEELRAIADSNDLLWDDYEAKLADQALRLVENYLAQFGDFKERIAKRGRKLVDYDSARHHLEALQSAKKKDEAKIAKAEEEFNKAQAVFEDLNRELREELPVLYGSRIACYITVFQNISNLRDVFYKEMSKLNRDLYEVMSKLEKQHSSKVFIIKGVPSNRRSLVISAPVSPPAVFPCPDKAPVVDAEVTPESPGGRSAATNAELGAVPPGPPPASPASGASLDTESVSSEETPEPGPGHDNEPPEQATSVTGSVSSEETPEPGPNPDSLCPGQEPSATAAEPGGDSGARGGAEGIATSLASLILSEAIAQAAGTLAPEPGKAADTAGDSTATSAEGRARPAVPPSPAAAVPCRVLGPAAAAPACPREPCQLGGERGQRGDTEDSAEAADVEPEGCPGTPEQDTSQHTSRDPSGAADPPQDPPESLSTL; translated from the exons atGGCCGAGGGCAggagcggcagcgccgggcTCTTCGCCAGGCAGGTCCAGAAGCACTTCAGCCGCGCCCAGGAGAAG GTTTTGCAAAAATTGGGCAAAACGGTGGAAACCAAAGACGAGCGGTTCGAGCAGAGCGCCTACaacttccagctgcagcag AACGAGGGTCACAAACTCTACAAGGAGCTCAAGGGGTTCGTGGGAGCCGTGAGAG TGATGCACGAGAGCTCCCGCAGAGTGGCCGAGACGCTGCAGGAGATTTACAGCCCTGAGTGGGACGGGCACGAGGAGCTCCGGGCCATCGCCGAC aGCAATGACCTCCTGTGGGATGACTACGAGGCGAAGTTGGCCGACCAAGCCCTGCGGCTCGTGGAGAATTACCTGGCTCAGTTCGGGGATTTTAAG GAGCGCATCGCCAAGCGGGGCCGAAAGCTCGTGGACTACGACAGCGCCCGGCACCACCTGGAGGCTCTGCAGAGCGCCAAGAAAAAGGACGAGGCCAAAATCGCCAAG GCCGAGGAGGAGTTCAATAAAGCCCAGGCGGTGTTTGAGGACCTGAACAGGGAGCTGCGGGAGGAGCTGCCGGTCCTGTACGGCAG CCGCATCGCCTGTTACATCACCGTGTTCCAGAACATCTCCAACCTCCGCGACGTCTTCTACAAGGAGATGAGCAAG cTCAACCGGGACCTGTACGAGGTGATGAGCAAACTGGAGAAGCAGCACTCGAGCAAGGTGTTCATCATCAAAGGTGTCCCCAG CAACCGCCGCTCTCTGGTCATCTCCGCGCCCGTGAGCCCCCCGGCCGTGTTCCCCTGCCCGGACAAGGCGCCCGTGGTGGACGCGGAGGTGACACCGGAGTCCCCCGGCGGGCGCAGCGCCGCCACCAACGCGGAGCTGGGCGCTGTT ccccccgggccccccccgGCTTCGCCCGCCAGCGGGGCCTCCCTGGACACGGAGTCGGTGTCCAGCGAGGAGACCccggagcccggccccggccacGACAACGAGCCCCCGGAGCAGGCGACATCGGTGACAGGGTCGGTGTCCAGCGAGGAGACCCCGGAGCCCGGCCCCAACCCCGACTCTCTGTGCCCTGGTCAGGAGCCATCGGCGACAGCCGCGGAGCCGGGGGGTGAcagcggggcgcgggggggggcCGAGGGCATCGCCACCTCCCTGGCCTCACTGATTTTATCCGAGGCCATTGCCCAGGCCGCTGGCACCTTGGCGCCAGAGCCGGGGAAAGCCGCGGACACGGCAGGGGACAGCACGGCCACCAGCGCTGAGGGCCGGGCACGGCCCGCGGTGCCGCCGTCCCCCGCCGCCGCTGTCCCCTGCCGTGTCCTCGGTcccgcggcggcggcaccggcgTGTCCCCGGGAGCCGTGCCAGCTCGGCGGTGAGCGGGGACAGCGCGGTGACACCGAGGACAGCGCGGAGGCGGCGGATGTCGAGCCAGAG ggctgtcccGGGACACCGGAGCAGGACACGAGCCAGCACACGAGCCGGGACCCCTCGGGTGctgcagaccccccccaggaTCCCCCCGAGTCTCTCAGCACCCTGTGA
- the LOC137487033 gene encoding chymotrypsin-like elastase family member 1: MMLQLVLLAALALCGRCSELDLDGMQRVVGGTEARSHAWPYQISLQYYSGGGWYHTCGGSLIQRNWVMTAAHCVNKNLNYRVVAGEHNLNVNEGSEQVFSVSKIVVHPYWNSNNVGAGYDIALFRLSSYATLNSAVQLAVLPQEGTILPNNYPCYITGWGMTRSNGQLSSVLLQAYLPVVDYQICSSPSYWGSMVKNTMVCAGGDGVRSGCQGDSGGPLHCAVNGQYQVHGVTSFVSSQGCNVVRKPTVFTRVSAYISWINSVIAQN, encoded by the exons ATGATGCTGCAGCTCGTGCTCCTCGCCGCGCTCGCCCTGTGCG GGCGCTGCTCCGAGCTGGATCTCGATGGCATGCAGCGGGTGGTCGGCGGCACCGAGGCGCGCTCGCACGCCTGGCCCTACCAG ATCTCCCTGCAGTATTACTCCGGCGGCGGCTGGTACCACACCTGCGGAGGCTCCCTCATCCAGAGGAACTGGGTGATGACCGCCGCCCACTGCGTCAACAA AAACTTGAACTACCGTGTGGTGGCCGGCGAGCACAACCTCAACGTCAACGAGGGCAGCGAGCAGGTCTTCAGCGTCAGCAAGATCGTCGTCCACCCCTACTGGAACAGCAACAACGTGGGCGCGGG CTACGACATCGCCCTGTTCCGCCTGAGCAGCTACGCCACCCTGAACAGCGCCGTGCAGCTGGCGGTGCTGCCCCAGGAGGGCACCATCCTGCCCAACAACTACCCCTGCTACATCACGGGCTGGGGCATGACCCGCA GCAACGGGCAGCTGTCCAGCGTCCTGCTCCAGGCCTACCTGCCCGTCGTGGACTACCAGATCTGCTCCAGCCCGTCCTACTGGGGCTCCATGGTCAAGAACACCATGGTGTGCGCCGGCGGCGACGGCGTGCGCTCCGGCTGCCAG GGCGATTCCGGCGGTCCCCTGCACTGCGCCGTCAACGGGCAGTACCAGGTGCACGGCGTCACCAGCTTCgtgtccagccagggctgcaaCGTCGTCCGCAAACCCACCGTGTTCACCCGCGTCTCCGCCTACATCTCCTGGATCAACAGC GTGATCGCCCAGAACTGA
- the LOC137487034 gene encoding LOW QUALITY PROTEIN: chymotrypsin-like elastase family member 1 (The sequence of the model RefSeq protein was modified relative to this genomic sequence to represent the inferred CDS: deleted 1 base in 1 codon), translating to MMLQLVLLAALALCGRCSELDLDGMQRVVGGTEARSHAWPYQISLQYYSGGGWYHTCGGSLIQRNWVMTAAHCVNKNLNYRVVAGEHNLNVNEGSEQVFSVSKIVVHPYWNSNNVGYDIALFRLSSYATLNSAVQLAVLPQEGTILPNNYPCYITGWGMTRSNGQLSSVLLQAYLPVVDYQICSSPSYWGSMVKNTMVCAGGDGVRSGCQGDSGGPLHCAVNGQYQVHGVTSFVSSQGCNVVRKPTVFTRVSAYISWINSVIAQN from the exons ATGATGCTGCAGCTCGTGCTCCTCGCCGCGCTCGCCCTGTGCG GGCGCTGCTCCGAGCTGGATCTCGATGGCATGCAGCGGGTGGTCGGCGGCACCGAGGCGCGCTCGCACGCCTGGCCCTACCAG ATCTCCCTGCAGTATTACTCCGGCGGCGGCTGGTACCACACCTGCGGAGGCTCCCTCATCCAGAGGAACTGGGTGATGACCGCCGCCCACTGCGTCAACAA AAACTTGAACTATCGTGTGGTGGCCGGCGAGCACAACCTCAACGTCAACGAGGGCAGCGAGCAGGTCTTCAGCGTCAGCAAGATCGTCGTCCACCCCTACTGGAACAGCAACAACGTGGG CTACGACATCGCCCTG TTCCGCCTGAGCAGCTACGCCACCCTGAACAGCGCCGTGCAGCTGGCGGTGCTGCCCCAGGAGGGCACCATCCTGCCCAACAACTACCCCTGCTACATCACGGGCTGGGGCATGACCCGCA GCAACGGGCAGCTGTCCAGCGTCCTGCTCCAGGCCTACCTGCCCGTCGTGGACTACCAGATCTGCTCCAGCCCGTCCTACTGGGGCTCCATGGTCAAGAACACCATGGTGTGCGCCGGCGGCGACGGCGTGCGCTCCGGCTGCCAG GGCGATTCCGGCGGTCCCCTGCACTGCGCCGTCAACGGGCAGTACCAGGTGCACGGCGTCACCAGCTTCgtgtccagccagggctgcaaCGTCGTCCGCAAACCCACCGTGTTCACCCGCGTCTCCGCCTACATCTCCTGGATCAACAGC GTGATCGCCCAGAACTGA